One segment of Drosophila mauritiana strain mau12 chromosome 3R, ASM438214v1, whole genome shotgun sequence DNA contains the following:
- the LOC117143621 gene encoding poly(U)-specific endoribonuclease homolog translates to MDAVQQQTNSTSNIDSAKCQRLKRFVIVGLLITIGILSWHFYEYFHSKPLPKTPDDVLTLSKNLYAEETEVSPYLYKVNLQGKTTSGAHDDRAPRNLFELHQDLLARDANSTTALLMRLFDNYELDVAVQEHPTPEHIHEQHDFLRAVMGTRVMKLTMRYLVHKNIVSVEYDDQLRLLQELWFTPYSRGRGIVGSSSFEHVFMAEIRDQKVLGLHNWLYFADQEQRGNVDYKGWLSHKEMGKNNQMVLSVRYTFHNINKPVNGFFVGTSPELDLALYTACFLATAEEEPCHIQLGHASATIVSHGWKWNGMRLIGTAYPDSS, encoded by the exons ATGGACGCAGTGCAGCAGCAAACAAACAGCACTAGCAACATCGACAGCGCCAAATGCCAGAGGCTGAAGAGATTCGTGATCGTAGGCCTGCTGATCACCATTGGCATTTTGAGCTGGCACTTCTACG AGTACTTCCACAGCAAGCCGCTGCCCAAAACGCCGGATGACGTCTTGACCCTCTCGAAGAATCTGTACGCGGAGGAGACCGAGGTCAGTCCATACCTCTACAAGGTGAATCTCCAGGGGAAGACCACTTCAGGTGCTCACGATGATCGCGCCCCTAGAAA CCTCTTTGAATTGCACCAGGATCTCCTGGCCAGGGATGCCAACTCCACCACCGCTCTGCTAATGAGGCTCTTTGACAACTACGAGTTGGACGTGGCTGTGCAGGAGCATCCAACGCCGGAGCACATCCACGAGCAGCATGATTTCCTAAGGGCCGTGATGGGTACGCGTGTGATGAAGCTGACCATGCGTTATTTGGTACACAAGA ATATTGTGAGCGTAGAATATGACGATCAGCTGCGTCTGCTGCAGGAGCTGTGGTTCACTCCCTACTCCAGAGGTCGTGGCATCGTGGGCAGTTCCAGTTTCGAGCACGTCTTCATGGCGGAGATTCGGGACCAGAAGGTCCTGGGCCTGCATAACTGGCTGTACTTTGCCGATCAGGAGCAGCGTGGCAATGTGGACTACAAGGGCTGGCTGAGCCACAAGGAAATGGGAAAG AACAACCAAATGGTCCTCAGCGTTCGCTACACGTTCCACAACATCAATAAACCAGTCAACGGCTTCTTTGTGGGCACCTCGCCCGAACTTGACCTCGCCCTGTACACCGCCTGCTTCCTGGCCACGGCGGAGGAGGAACCCTGCCACATCCAGTTGGGCCATGCCTCCGCCACGATTGTCTCCCACGGATGGAAATGGAACGGCATGCGCCTGATAGGAACCGCCTATCCGGACAGCTCCTAG